From Bradyrhizobium sp. NDS-1, the proteins below share one genomic window:
- a CDS encoding pyruvate dehydrogenase complex dihydrolipoamide acetyltransferase, with amino-acid sequence MPINILMPALSPTMEKGNLAKWLKKEGDKVKSGDVIAEIETDKATMEVEAIDEGTIAKILVPEGTQDVPVNDVIAVLAGEGEDVKAAGAAKPSASAAPPKVAEAPAPAPAAPKSAPPQSAPPKSAPAPAAAPAPQAAPAAQGNGHGGRVFSSPLARRLAKEAGIDVGMVTGTGPHGRVVARDVEQAKSGKGLKAPAAAPSGAPSIAPTMSDKQILSLFEPGSYDIVPHDGMRRTIAQRLTASIQNVPHFYLTIDCDIGKLLAAREEINAAAPKDKEKKPLYKISVNDFVIKAMAVALQKIPNCNVSWTESGMVKHHHSDVGVAVAMPGGLITPIIRKAETKTLSTISNEMKDFAARARSRKLKPEEYQGGTTAVSNLGMYGISHFTAVINPPHATILAVGTSEERPVVRSGKIEIANMMSVTLSCDHRAIDGALGAELIGAFKQLIENPVMMMV; translated from the coding sequence ATGCCCATCAACATCCTGATGCCCGCTCTCTCGCCGACCATGGAGAAGGGCAACCTCGCCAAGTGGCTGAAGAAGGAAGGCGACAAGGTCAAATCCGGCGACGTCATCGCCGAGATCGAGACCGACAAGGCGACCATGGAGGTCGAGGCCATCGACGAGGGCACGATCGCCAAGATCCTGGTGCCCGAGGGCACGCAGGACGTCCCGGTCAACGATGTGATCGCGGTGCTGGCCGGCGAGGGCGAGGATGTGAAGGCGGCCGGCGCCGCCAAGCCCAGCGCTTCGGCCGCACCTCCGAAAGTTGCCGAAGCGCCGGCGCCTGCGCCTGCTGCGCCCAAATCTGCACCGCCCCAGTCTGCACCGCCCAAGTCTGCACCGGCCCCCGCCGCTGCACCGGCGCCGCAGGCCGCGCCGGCCGCGCAGGGCAACGGCCATGGCGGCCGCGTGTTCTCGTCGCCTTTGGCGCGGCGTCTCGCCAAGGAAGCCGGCATCGATGTCGGCATGGTCACCGGCACCGGTCCGCACGGCCGTGTGGTCGCGCGCGACGTGGAGCAGGCGAAGTCAGGCAAGGGCCTCAAGGCGCCTGCCGCGGCACCGTCCGGTGCGCCCTCGATCGCACCGACCATGTCGGACAAGCAGATCCTGTCGCTGTTCGAGCCGGGCTCTTACGACATCGTCCCGCATGACGGCATGCGCCGCACCATCGCGCAGCGCCTGACGGCGTCGATCCAGAACGTCCCGCACTTCTACCTCACCATCGACTGCGACATCGGCAAGCTGCTCGCCGCCCGCGAGGAGATCAACGCAGCCGCGCCGAAGGACAAGGAGAAGAAGCCGCTCTACAAGATCTCGGTCAACGACTTCGTCATCAAGGCGATGGCGGTCGCGCTGCAGAAGATCCCGAACTGCAATGTGAGCTGGACCGAAAGCGGCATGGTCAAGCACCACCATTCCGACGTCGGCGTTGCCGTGGCAATGCCCGGCGGCCTGATCACGCCGATCATCCGCAAGGCCGAGACCAAGACGCTCTCCACCATCTCCAACGAGATGAAGGATTTTGCCGCGCGCGCACGGTCCCGCAAATTGAAGCCGGAGGAATACCAGGGCGGCACCACCGCCGTGTCCAACCTCGGCATGTACGGCATCAGCCACTTCACCGCCGTGATCAACCCACCGCATGCGACCATCCTCGCGGTCGGCACCAGTGAGGAGCGTCCCGTCGTGCGCAGCGGCAAGATCGAGATCGCAAACATGATGAGCGTGACCTTGTCTTGCGATCACCGTGCCATCGACGGCGCGCTCGGCGCCGAGCTGATCGGCGCCTTCAAGCAGCTGATCGAAAATCCCGTGATGATGATGGTCTGA
- a CDS encoding response regulator transcription factor: MTKRAEPSPQPDGDQPIVFIVDDDASMRRALTNLFESVGLKVEAFGSAPQLLHAKPPDVPSCLVLDIRLPGASGLDLQSDLAKANIHTPIIFITGHGDIPMTVRAMKSGAIDFLTKPVRDQDILDAVQAAIERDRKRRDLNRTVSTVKSRFESLSSRERDVLSLVTSGLMNKQVAAQLGLAEITVKIYRGQIMRKMGAKSLADLVRMSEALGIGSNKPGAQT; the protein is encoded by the coding sequence GTGACCAAGCGCGCGGAGCCTTCGCCGCAGCCGGACGGCGATCAGCCAATCGTCTTCATCGTCGACGACGACGCATCGATGCGCCGCGCACTCACCAATCTCTTCGAGTCGGTCGGCCTCAAGGTCGAAGCATTCGGCTCGGCACCGCAACTTCTCCACGCGAAGCCGCCGGATGTCCCCAGTTGCCTGGTGCTCGACATTCGCCTGCCCGGAGCCAGCGGCCTCGACCTGCAGTCCGATCTTGCCAAGGCAAATATCCACACGCCAATCATCTTCATTACCGGTCATGGTGACATTCCCATGACGGTTCGGGCCATGAAGAGCGGCGCGATCGACTTCTTGACTAAGCCGGTTCGCGACCAGGACATTCTGGACGCGGTTCAGGCCGCTATCGAACGAGACCGCAAGCGCCGCGACCTCAACAGGACGGTCTCGACCGTGAAATCACGCTTCGAGTCACTATCCTCGCGGGAGCGAGACGTATTGTCACTGGTGACGTCCGGCCTGATGAACAAGCAAGTGGCAGCCCAGCTCGGATTGGCGGAAATCACCGTCAAAATCTATCGCGGCCAGATCATGCGGAAAATGGGCGCGAAGTCGCTGGCCGATCTGGTGAGGATGAGCGAGGCGCTCGGGATTGGATCCAACAAGCCCGGCGCACAAACCTAA
- the lpdA gene encoding dihydrolipoyl dehydrogenase, which translates to MADTSFDVIIIGSGPGGYVTAIRAAQLGFKVAIVEKSYLGGICLNWGCIPTKALLRSAEIYHYMQHAKDYGLSAEKVSFDPKAVVQRSRGVSKRLNDGVGFLMKKNKVSVIWGAAAIEAPGKVVVKKSDVEGPKGALGEGTYQAKHIIVATGARPRVLPGLEPDKKLIWTYFEAMVPEKMPKSLLVVGSGAIGIEFASFFHTMGSEVTVVEVLPQILPVEDAEIAGLARKRLEKQGIKIMSSTKVTKLEKKADSVVATIDDGKGKPVTSEFERVISAVGVVGNIENLGLEKVGVKTDRGIIVVDGYGKTNVPGIYAIGDVAGPPMLAHKAEHEGVICVEAIKGLHPHPMDKNLIPGCTYCQPQVASVGLTEAKAKESGREIRVGRFPFVGNGKAIALGEDQGLVKVIFDKKTGQLLGAHMVGAEVTELIQGYVVAMNLETTEEELMHTVFPHPTLSEMMKEAVLDAYGRVLNI; encoded by the coding sequence ATGGCCGATACATCCTTCGACGTCATCATCATCGGCTCCGGCCCCGGCGGGTACGTCACCGCCATCCGCGCCGCCCAACTCGGCTTCAAGGTCGCGATCGTCGAAAAATCCTATCTCGGCGGCATCTGCCTGAACTGGGGCTGCATCCCGACCAAGGCGCTGCTGCGCTCGGCCGAGATCTATCACTACATGCAGCACGCAAAGGACTACGGCCTGTCGGCGGAGAAGGTCTCGTTCGATCCGAAGGCCGTCGTGCAGCGCTCGCGCGGTGTCTCCAAGCGCCTGAACGACGGCGTCGGCTTCCTGATGAAGAAGAACAAGGTCAGCGTGATCTGGGGCGCCGCCGCGATCGAGGCTCCGGGCAAAGTTGTCGTGAAGAAGTCCGACGTCGAGGGCCCGAAGGGCGCGCTCGGCGAGGGGACCTATCAGGCGAAACACATCATCGTCGCCACCGGCGCACGGCCGCGCGTGCTGCCGGGGCTCGAGCCCGACAAGAAGCTGATCTGGACCTATTTCGAGGCGATGGTGCCGGAGAAGATGCCGAAGTCGCTGCTGGTGGTCGGCTCGGGTGCGATCGGCATCGAGTTCGCCTCGTTCTTCCACACCATGGGCTCCGAGGTCACGGTGGTCGAGGTGTTGCCGCAGATCCTCCCGGTCGAGGACGCCGAAATCGCCGGCCTTGCGCGCAAGCGACTGGAAAAGCAGGGCATCAAGATCATGTCCTCCACCAAGGTGACCAAGCTGGAGAAGAAGGCCGACAGCGTCGTCGCCACCATCGACGATGGCAAGGGGAAGCCGGTCACATCAGAGTTCGAGCGCGTGATCTCGGCGGTCGGCGTCGTCGGCAACATCGAAAATCTCGGCCTGGAAAAGGTCGGCGTGAAGACCGACCGCGGCATCATCGTCGTCGACGGCTACGGCAAGACCAACGTCCCCGGCATCTACGCCATCGGCGACGTTGCGGGCCCGCCCATGCTGGCTCACAAGGCCGAGCATGAGGGTGTGATCTGCGTCGAGGCCATCAAGGGACTGCACCCGCATCCCATGGACAAGAACCTGATCCCGGGCTGCACCTATTGCCAGCCACAAGTGGCCTCCGTCGGCCTGACCGAAGCCAAGGCCAAGGAGAGCGGCCGCGAGATCCGCGTCGGCCGCTTCCCCTTCGTCGGCAACGGCAAGGCCATCGCGCTCGGCGAGGATCAGGGCCTGGTCAAGGTGATCTTCGACAAGAAGACCGGCCAGCTCCTCGGCGCCCACATGGTCGGCGCGGAAGTCACCGAGCTGATCCAGGGCTACGTCGTCGCGATGAACCTGGAGACCACGGAAGAAGAGCTGATGCATACGGTCTTCCCGCATCCGACGCTGTCGGAGATGATGAAGGAAGCCGTGCTGGATGCGTATGGAAGGGTGTTGAATATCTGA
- a CDS encoding tripartite tricarboxylate transporter substrate binding protein BugD encodes MTKAVWAALFAVLAVTGAARADDYPSHPITIIVPFSAGGPSDAMARVLAERMRVSLGQAVVVENVTGAGGSIGVGRAVQSPPDGYTISFGHLGTHVANGAVYKLKYDLVTDLEPVVLLPSNPMIIVSKNAVPATSLKELIEWLKSRPSPPTAGTAGAGSGSHIAGVYFESVSGIKLQYVPYRGTAPALNDLIAGQIDLIVDQTSNSIGQVRANTIRAYAITDSKRLSSAPEIPTAEEAGLKGFNMTLWSGMWVPKGTPKEIVTKLNAAAVEALNDPAVRKQLEGQGLEMTPKDQLTPEALGTRQKAEIAKWWPMIKAANIKVD; translated from the coding sequence ATGACGAAGGCCGTCTGGGCTGCGCTGTTTGCTGTTCTCGCTGTGACCGGCGCCGCGCGCGCCGATGACTATCCCTCCCATCCCATCACCATCATCGTGCCCTTCTCGGCCGGCGGACCGTCGGATGCGATGGCGCGTGTGCTGGCCGAGCGGATGCGGGTGTCGCTTGGCCAGGCCGTCGTGGTCGAGAACGTCACCGGCGCGGGCGGCTCGATCGGCGTCGGCCGCGCGGTGCAATCGCCGCCGGACGGCTACACCATCTCCTTCGGCCATCTCGGCACCCACGTCGCCAACGGTGCGGTCTACAAACTCAAATACGACCTCGTCACCGACCTCGAGCCGGTCGTGCTGCTGCCGAGCAATCCGATGATCATCGTCAGCAAGAACGCAGTGCCCGCGACCTCGCTGAAGGAGTTGATCGAGTGGCTGAAGTCGCGGCCCTCACCGCCGACAGCAGGCACCGCCGGCGCCGGCTCCGGCAGCCACATCGCCGGCGTCTATTTCGAAAGCGTCTCCGGCATCAAGCTGCAATACGTTCCGTATCGCGGCACCGCGCCCGCACTGAACGATCTCATCGCCGGTCAGATCGACCTCATCGTCGACCAGACCTCCAACTCCATCGGCCAGGTCCGCGCCAACACCATCCGCGCCTACGCCATCACCGACAGCAAGCGCCTGTCGTCGGCACCGGAGATCCCGACCGCGGAGGAGGCGGGTCTGAAGGGCTTCAACATGACGCTGTGGTCGGGCATGTGGGTGCCGAAGGGCACGCCGAAGGAGATCGTGACGAAGCTCAACGCCGCGGCCGTGGAGGCGCTGAACGATCCCGCTGTGAGGAAGCAGCTCGAAGGCCAGGGCCTGGAGATGACGCCGAAGGATCAGCTCACGCCCGAAGCGCTCGGCACCCGTCAGAAGGCCGAGATCGCCAAATGGTGGCCGATGATCAAGGCGGCGAACATCAAGGTGGATTAA
- a CDS encoding threonine synthase, with protein MHDNDNLTIERPTFVTHLECAMEGDHYAADQVHNLSKAGKPLLVRYDLAGVKKALTKDALAQRPGDMWRYRELLPVRKCKDIVSLGEVTTPLIRLPKLGKKLGGGEVIVKDEGRLPTGSFKARGLVMAVSMGKALGIKHMAMPTNGNAGAALAAYATSCGIKTTIFCPADTPEVNVSEIELQGATVYRVNGYIDDCGKIVGEGKAKVGWFDTSTLKEPYRIEGKKTMGLELAEQLGWDVPDVIFYPTGGGTGLIGMWKAFDELEKIGFIGSKRPRMVAVQASGCAPMVRAYEAGTEHATRWEDAHTIASGIRVPQAIGDFLILRAVRESKGFAIAVDDDKISAALSEVAREEGLLLCPEGAATYAAYKESLADGRVSKSDRVMLFNCATGLKYPLPPVTRTLDRHKPIDYSQF; from the coding sequence ATGCACGACAACGACAACCTCACCATCGAACGCCCGACCTTCGTCACCCATCTCGAATGCGCGATGGAGGGCGATCATTACGCCGCCGACCAGGTCCACAACCTCTCCAAGGCCGGCAAGCCGCTTCTCGTCCGCTACGACCTCGCCGGCGTGAAGAAGGCGCTGACCAAGGACGCGCTCGCCCAACGTCCCGGCGACATGTGGCGCTACCGCGAGCTGCTGCCGGTGCGCAAGTGCAAGGACATCGTCTCGCTCGGCGAGGTCACGACGCCGCTGATCCGGTTGCCCAAGCTCGGCAAAAAGCTCGGCGGCGGCGAGGTCATCGTCAAGGATGAGGGCCGTCTGCCGACCGGCTCGTTCAAGGCGCGCGGCCTCGTGATGGCGGTGTCGATGGGCAAGGCGCTCGGCATCAAGCACATGGCGATGCCGACCAACGGCAATGCCGGCGCGGCGCTGGCCGCTTACGCCACGAGTTGCGGCATCAAGACCACGATCTTCTGCCCGGCCGATACGCCGGAGGTGAACGTCAGCGAGATCGAGCTGCAGGGCGCGACCGTCTACCGCGTCAACGGCTATATCGACGATTGCGGCAAGATCGTCGGCGAGGGCAAGGCCAAGGTCGGCTGGTTCGACACCTCGACGCTGAAGGAGCCGTACCGCATCGAGGGCAAGAAGACGATGGGCCTCGAGCTCGCCGAGCAGCTCGGCTGGGACGTGCCCGACGTGATCTTCTATCCGACCGGCGGCGGCACCGGTCTGATCGGCATGTGGAAGGCGTTCGACGAGCTGGAGAAGATCGGCTTCATCGGCTCGAAGCGGCCGCGCATGGTCGCGGTGCAGGCCTCCGGTTGCGCGCCGATGGTGCGCGCCTACGAGGCCGGCACCGAGCACGCCACGCGCTGGGAGGACGCTCACACCATCGCCTCCGGCATCCGCGTGCCGCAGGCGATCGGCGATTTCCTGATCCTGCGCGCGGTGCGCGAGAGCAAGGGCTTTGCCATCGCGGTCGACGACGACAAGATCTCGGCGGCGCTCAGCGAGGTCGCGCGCGAGGAGGGGCTGCTGCTGTGCCCCGAGGGCGCCGCCACTTATGCCGCCTACAAGGAAAGCCTCGCCGACGGCCGCGTCTCGAAAAGCGACCGCGTGATGCTGTTCAACTGCGCGACCGGCCTGAAGTATCCGCTGCCGCCGGTCACCCGCACGCTCGACCGCCATAAGCCGATCGACTATTCGCAGTTCTAG
- a CDS encoding response regulator transcription factor, with amino-acid sequence MSVASVISVLDDDPYVRAAINNLLESRGYIVHTFASAEEFLRSDDSNDTSCVIADVQMPLMTGIDLLTQMRAHGSATPFIFITAFPDESVRVRALNAGATCFLGKPFAASDLMQCLDRALAAGHETTQ; translated from the coding sequence TTGTCAGTGGCTTCGGTGATTTCGGTGCTTGACGACGACCCTTACGTGCGGGCCGCAATCAACAATCTCTTGGAATCGCGTGGATATATCGTTCACACATTCGCCTCAGCCGAGGAGTTTTTGAGATCGGACGATTCGAATGACACCTCGTGCGTGATCGCCGACGTGCAGATGCCGCTGATGACCGGGATCGATCTGTTGACGCAGATGCGCGCGCATGGCTCGGCAACGCCGTTCATCTTCATCACGGCTTTCCCGGATGAGAGCGTACGTGTACGTGCGCTCAACGCCGGGGCAACCTGTTTTCTCGGAAAGCCGTTCGCCGCCTCGGATCTGATGCAATGCCTGGACCGTGCGCTGGCAGCAGGTCACGAAACCACGCAGTGA
- a CDS encoding PAS domain S-box protein, whose amino-acid sequence MKPGRAATFGKSAAQFLVGCVRQVVTAGPHTEPDAGLHEAVKQWQQVFEHNPVMYFMVDPTGTVINVNTFGAAQLGYTAKELIGRSVLDVFFEEDRDFVRTCVALCLKTIDQSHTWEIRKVRKDGSVLWVRENAKTMLRANGGPIVLVACENITERKEAENALRQSEAYLAQAQELSHTGSFGWKAATGEITWSKETYRIFQFEEGTKPEIPLMLERIHPEDRLAVQRTTGRAAREERDFDHEYRLIMPDGSIKYVRAVARAMRDASGHVEFVGSVTDITATKEAERKLRDSEQRFRDYAETASDWFWETGPDHRVTEISEHSDTISAPVGLIGLTRWDIAPDADLEPEKWQQHRAALDAHVPFRDLVYRSKDRNGQPIYVRTSGKPFFDADGAFLGYRGVCTDVTAAIRTNQAEDALRKAQAELAHVTRVTTLGELTASIAHEINQPLAAVIANADACLAWLQRSPPDLKAARRSVEWIIEDGTRASDVIRHVRALAKRSGIEMVPLDANVVVREAVALVQREMASHAVSVRMELSSALPNIFGDRIQLQQVLINLIMNGIEAMEDVHDRPRELAIRSGASGDGAMLVSVSDCGVGISEEAIDRLFTPFFTTKSAGMGMGLSICRSIIEAHGGRLSAAPNQERGATFQITLPLYREQTS is encoded by the coding sequence ATGAAGCCGGGCCGGGCAGCAACGTTCGGGAAGTCAGCCGCACAATTCCTCGTCGGCTGCGTCAGGCAGGTTGTCACTGCCGGGCCGCACACTGAGCCGGACGCCGGTTTGCACGAGGCGGTCAAGCAGTGGCAGCAGGTCTTCGAGCACAACCCGGTCATGTACTTCATGGTCGATCCGACCGGAACCGTGATCAACGTGAACACGTTCGGCGCGGCGCAGCTCGGCTACACGGCCAAGGAATTGATCGGCCGATCGGTGCTGGATGTCTTCTTCGAGGAAGATCGTGACTTCGTCCGGACGTGCGTCGCGCTGTGCCTTAAGACCATTGATCAATCACACACCTGGGAAATCCGGAAGGTTCGCAAGGACGGCTCGGTGCTATGGGTGCGCGAGAACGCCAAGACCATGCTGCGGGCCAATGGCGGACCGATCGTGCTGGTGGCCTGCGAGAACATCACCGAGCGCAAGGAAGCGGAGAATGCGCTGCGACAGAGCGAGGCCTATCTCGCCCAGGCGCAGGAATTGAGCCACACCGGCAGTTTCGGCTGGAAGGCCGCGACCGGCGAGATCACCTGGTCCAAGGAGACCTATCGCATCTTCCAATTCGAGGAGGGGACGAAGCCCGAGATCCCGCTCATGCTCGAGCGCATCCATCCGGAGGACCGGCTTGCGGTGCAACGGACCACGGGTCGGGCGGCACGCGAGGAAAGAGATTTCGATCATGAATACCGGCTCATAATGCCCGACGGCTCGATCAAGTACGTCCGAGCGGTAGCCCGGGCGATGCGGGATGCGAGCGGTCACGTCGAATTCGTCGGATCGGTGACTGACATCACGGCGACCAAAGAGGCAGAGCGCAAACTGCGCGATAGCGAGCAGCGCTTCCGCGACTATGCCGAAACCGCCTCCGACTGGTTCTGGGAGACGGGGCCGGACCATCGCGTGACCGAGATATCAGAACACTCAGATACCATCTCTGCTCCCGTAGGCCTGATCGGACTTACGCGTTGGGATATCGCGCCGGATGCCGATCTCGAGCCGGAAAAATGGCAACAACATCGGGCGGCGCTGGACGCCCACGTCCCGTTCCGCGACTTGGTGTATCGCAGCAAAGACCGCAACGGGCAGCCGATCTACGTCCGGACCAGCGGCAAACCGTTCTTCGACGCCGACGGCGCTTTTCTCGGCTATCGCGGCGTCTGCACCGATGTGACCGCCGCGATCCGGACCAATCAGGCCGAAGACGCGCTGCGCAAGGCCCAGGCCGAGCTCGCACATGTGACGCGCGTCACAACACTGGGTGAGCTGACCGCTTCCATTGCACACGAAATCAATCAGCCGCTTGCCGCAGTCATCGCAAATGCCGACGCCTGCCTCGCCTGGCTGCAGCGCAGTCCGCCCGATCTCAAGGCGGCCCGCCGCTCCGTAGAGTGGATCATCGAGGACGGCACGCGTGCCAGCGACGTGATCCGTCACGTTCGGGCGCTCGCCAAGCGGTCCGGCATCGAGATGGTTCCACTCGACGCCAACGTGGTCGTGCGGGAGGCCGTCGCACTCGTTCAGCGCGAGATGGCCAGCCACGCCGTATCGGTGCGAATGGAGTTGTCGTCGGCACTGCCGAATATCTTTGGCGATCGAATCCAGTTGCAGCAGGTCCTGATCAACCTGATCATGAACGGGATCGAGGCCATGGAAGACGTCCACGATCGCCCACGCGAGCTGGCCATCCGTTCAGGGGCGAGTGGCGATGGCGCGATGCTGGTGAGCGTTTCCGACTGCGGGGTCGGCATTAGTGAAGAGGCGATAGATCGCCTGTTCACGCCGTTCTTTACCACGAAATCCGCAGGCATGGGCATGGGACTGTCGATCTGCCGCTCCATCATCGAGGCCCATGGCGGACGGCTTTCGGCCGCACCGAACCAGGAGCGGGGCGCGACCTTTCAGATCACCCTGCCCCTCTATCGAGAGCAAACATCGTGA